The Candidatus Gracilibacteria bacterium genome has a window encoding:
- a CDS encoding single-stranded DNA-binding protein codes for MSNSLNKVQVIGNLTAEPEVRETPNGQKVATFSVATNRKWKDASGVLQEDTEFHNCVAWRGLADIAEQYMHKGKKVYVEGYLKTRSWDDTAGVKRYKTEIVAENVILLSSAGGRDEGSSYGGATESTPMEEEKPRKAKPKVEEDISIEDIPF; via the coding sequence ATGAGCAATTCCCTGAACAAAGTCCAGGTTATCGGAAACCTTACAGCAGAACCAGAAGTTCGCGAGACACCAAATGGACAAAAAGTTGCTACTTTTTCTGTCGCAACCAATCGAAAATGGAAGGATGCAAGCGGTGTTCTTCAGGAAGATACTGAATTTCATAATTGTGTCGCATGGAGAGGACTCGCCGACATCGCAGAACAATACATGCACAAAGGGAAAAAAGTCTACGTCGAAGGATATCTCAAAACTCGAAGCTGGGATGACACTGCAGGAGTTAAGCGTTACAAGACGGAGATTGTCGCAGAAAACGTTATTCTTCTCTCTTCGGCTGGTGGACGAGATGAAGGTTCTTCTTACGGAGGAGCTACAGAAAGCACACCAATGGAAGAAGAGAAACCACGCAAGGCAAAGCCAAAAGTCGAAGAAGATATTTCTATCGAAGATATTCCGTTCTAG
- a CDS encoding polysaccharide pyruvyl transferase family protein, whose product MSNTPKKKKVLIMTATGSYNLGDELILSEELKFLQNHYGEMADFTIFTHDQKSSFVHDSSVHFVSYFPNNISKNFLGNIGYFFKNIWLILRADIIIIGGGGLIFDNEPGVNFDILLAQWYFRVKLARISGAAIVFLGLSIEVKNTKNKMKLGKIFKQGDFIILRDEKSVGILDALGIASSYIPDIVFLHEPKKLEKLPPKKRVGISVRGGFLGDTERVIPEIYEFLEKSGYDPVFLIHTATGEDSQNDALFIKRIMTGKTYNVTGSIEHTLNLYPSLHAVIGMRFHSSILACIYELPFLMISYGPKTDELIKLLECDNFMVRPETLSIDIFTKLWNELEANYDARKEHLRIRHQQIREDLTNKLLTL is encoded by the coding sequence ATGTCTAATACACCGAAAAAGAAAAAAGTACTCATCATGACCGCTACGGGTTCCTACAATCTCTGAGATGAATTGATTCTCTCGGAGGAATTGAAGTTTCTTCAGAATCATTACGGGGAAATGGCAGATTTTACGATTTTTACGCATGATCAAAAAAGTTCTTTTGTTCATGATTCGAGTGTACATTTTGTGTCGTATTTTCCGAATAATATTTCAAAAAACTTTCTTGGAAATATTGGGTATTTTTTCAAGAATATTTGGCTGATCCTTCGGGCGGATATTATCATCATTGGGTGAGGCGGACTCATTTTCGATAACGAACCGGGTGTGAACTTCGATATACTTCTAGCACAATGGTATTTTCGTGTTAAATTAGCGCGTATCAGTGGTGCTGCGATTGTATTTCTCGGACTCTCCATAGAAGTCAAAAACACGAAAAACAAAATGAAACTCGGAAAGATATTTAAACAAGGAGATTTTATCATACTACGAGACGAAAAAAGTGTCGGTATTCTCGATGCGCTCGGCATCGCGTCTTCGTATATTCCAGATATTGTTTTTCTCCATGAGCCAAAAAAACTCGAAAAACTTCCTCCAAAAAAACGTGTTGGAATCTCGGTTCGTGGCGGATTCCTCTGAGATACAGAGCGAGTGATTCCTGAGATTTACGAATTTCTCGAAAAAAGCGGATATGATCCTGTTTTTCTCATTCATACTGCTACGGGTGAAGATTCTCAGAACGATGCACTGTTTATCAAGCGTATCATGACGGGAAAAACCTATAATGTCACCGGTAGTATCGAACATACGCTCAATCTCTATCCTTCACTGCATGCTGTTATTGGTATGCGATTTCATTCGAGTATTCTCGCGTGTATATATGAACTTCCATTTCTCATGATTTCTTATGGTCCAAAAACGGACGAACTCATCAAACTTCTCGAATGTGATAATTTTATGGTTCGTCCAGAAACACTAAGTATAGACATTTTTACGAAATTGTGGAATGAACTCGAAGCGAATTATGACGCACGAAAAGAGCATCTCAGAATCCGACATCAACAGATTCGAGAAGATCTCACCAACAAACTCCTTACTCTCTAA
- a CDS encoding radical SAM protein, giving the protein MEYKVFGCKTNKYFAEKWLVHPHLSDKKGYFIASCVVTDKAKAKWIKQALRVLPKLAGTEKLYLSGCGNIRDGVVDPQFFDVYSELRGFAEKIEILPEDPDDFAVTVEEKKEIMKTKIRSLRKIAGKELFTRKYMVIQTGCDNFCTFCLTVQARGRHKWRPMEEVIEEVNTFVDGGGKEIILTGINLGAWGATTSNNFRESRFVELVETILEKTSIERIRISSLGVEFCSDELIQLFANPRINAYAHLSIQSGSSNILKAMNRHYDGEKVREVLGKIRNIQRIDGVEINIGADLIVGFPGETDKDFLDTENIVREYGITQLHAFPFSAHVDHYHVPAGIFPDQVPNHIAQKRLKHLMKVGEEVFQEFAKNMEGKTVRVLIEKNPSENHFSGWSENYLFCNETNIELLPNQEIARGKVVKGIYMKALNEKTGDE; this is encoded by the coding sequence ATGGAATACAAGGTCTTCGGTTGCAAAACGAACAAATACTTCGCGGAAAAATGGCTCGTCCATCCTCACTTGTCTGACAAGAAAGGATATTTTATCGCATCGTGCGTCGTGACCGACAAGGCCAAAGCAAAATGGATCAAACAAGCACTCCGAGTCCTCCCGAAACTCGCATGAACAGAGAAACTCTATCTCTCAGGATGTGGCAATATCCGCGATGGCGTTGTCGATCCACAGTTTTTCGATGTCTATTCAGAACTCAGAGGATTCGCAGAAAAGATAGAAATCCTTCCGGAAGATCCGGATGATTTCGCTGTGACCGTCGAAGAAAAAAAGGAAATCATGAAGACAAAGATTCGCTCTCTTCGCAAAATTGCTGGCAAAGAGCTCTTCACGCGCAAGTATATGGTCATCCAGACCGGATGCGATAATTTCTGTACTTTCTGTCTGACAGTACAAGCACGTGGCCGACACAAGTGGCGTCCGATGGAAGAAGTCATCGAAGAAGTGAATACATTTGTCGACTGAGGAGGCAAAGAAATCATCCTCACCGGAATCAATCTTGGAGCCTGGTGAGCCACGACGTCGAACAATTTCCGAGAATCTCGATTTGTCGAACTTGTCGAAACGATACTCGAGAAAACATCAATTGAGCGCATACGTATCTCATCACTCGGTGTCGAATTCTGCTCTGATGAACTTATCCAGCTTTTTGCAAACCCGAGAATCAATGCCTATGCACACCTCTCGATCCAATCCGGTTCTTCGAATATTCTGAAAGCGATGAATCGCCACTACGATGGTGAAAAAGTCCGAGAAGTTCTCTGAAAAATCAGGAACATACAAAGAATTGATGGTGTCGAGATAAATATCGGCGCCGACCTCATTGTCGGATTTCCTGGAGAAACCGACAAAGACTTTCTCGATACCGAGAATATTGTTCGCGAATATGGAATTACTCAACTGCATGCTTTCCCGTTTTCAGCGCATGTCGACCACTACCATGTTCCCGCAGGAATATTTCCCGATCAAGTTCCGAATCATATCGCCCAGAAACGCCTGAAGCATCTCATGAAAGTGGGCGAAGAGGTATTCCAAGAATTCGCCAAAAATATGGAAGGAAAAACGGTTCGAGTGCTCATCGAAAAAAACCCATCCGAAAACCATTTTTCTGGATGGAGTGAGAACTATCTTTTCTGCAACGAGACAAATATCGAACTTTTACCGAATCAAGAAATCGCACGAGGAAAAGTAGTGAAAGGAATCTACATGAAGGCTCTAAATGAAAAAACAGGCGACGAATAA